The Candidatus Dormiibacterota bacterium sequence GCGCGCCGTGCGCCGGGCGATCGCCCGCGCCGATGCGGTCGTCTGCGGCGGGGGGGGCTTGCTGCAGAGCGCCACGTCGTTGCGCAGTCTTTTCTACTACGCGGGAATCGTGCGCGAAGCGATTCGTTTGCGGCGCAAGACGATGATCTTCGCGCAATCGATCGGCCCACTGGACCGTCTCGGCGCGATGCTCGTGCGGCGATTCTGCCGCGGCGTCGACCGCGCGACCGTCCGCGACGAACGCTCGCGCGCGCTGCTCTCGTCGCTCCTTCCGGGCACGCGCGTCGAGCGCACGGCGGACCCGGTCTTTCTCTACGATGCCGCGCCGAGCGTCGATCTGACGCGCGAAGGGCTTGGCGCGGGCTCCGAACCGTACGCGATCGTCTGCGTACGCGAGGCGCCGGGTTTTGCCGCGGGCGTCGCCCTTCTCGCGCGCGCGGCCGACCGGCTCGCGCAGGCGCACGGCATCCGCGTCGCGTTCTTGCCGCTCGGAGGCGCGGCCGACGCCGCCGCCTCGACGACCGTCATCCGCGCTTGCAGCGCGCCGGCAGTGCTCCTGCCCGAGCCGGCCCTCGCGACGGCCGCGGCGGCAATCGCCGGCGCGCGCCTAGTCGTCGGAATGCGTCTGCACGCGCTCGTCCTCGCCGCACGGTACGCGGTGCCGTTCGTTGCCGTTCCCTACGATCCGAAGGTCAGCGCGCTGCTCGACGATCTCGAGTATCCGCTCGAGCCGCTGCTTCTGCCGCAGCGCGGCGCGCGCGCGCAAGACGTCGAGGCGCTCGTCGACGCCGCCGTTGCGCGGCACGACGAGCTTCGCGCGCACCTCGCAGCGCGCATCGAACGCGTGCGAGCGCTTGCGGAACGAAACTTCGACGTTCTCGGCGAACTCATGGCGGAGTGATGAGCGACGCGCAGAGGCGCGACTATCGCGCGACGCTGAATCTTCCGGCGACGAGCTTTCCGATGCAGGCGGAGCTCGCGAAGCGCGAGCCCGCGCGCGTCGCGTGGTGGCGGGAGCAGCGAACCTTCGAGCGATGCCTGGAACGCAACGCGAGCGCGCTGCCGTGGATCCTTCACGACGGCCCGCCGTATGCGAACGGCGAGCTGCACATGGGGCATTTCTTGAACATGGTGCTCAAGGACGTGTTCGTGAAGATCGCGCTGCTCGACGGGAAGTGGGCGAAGTTCGTCCCCGGGTGGGACATGCACGGCCTGCCGATCGAGCTCGAGACGCTCAAACATCTTGGCATCACCGATTTCCATACCGTCGACGCGCTCGAGCTGCGGGCGCGCTGCAAGGAACGCGCCATCTACTGGTTCGAGCGCCAGCGCGACGTGCGCATGCGCATGGGAGTCTTCGCAGACTACGACCATGCCTATCGCACGATCGACCCGTCGTACGAGGCGGTCATCGTCGACACGCTCGCGGACCTCGCCGAGCGCAACCAAATCTACAAGGGCTTGCGCGCGACGCTGTGGTGCTGGCACGACGAAACGGCTCTCGCGGAGGCCGAGATCGAGTACGAGAACAGGACGTCGCCGTCGATCTTCGTGCGCTTTGCGTTCGACGAGCGCCAGCGCGACGCGCTCGCGTCCGTGCTCGGCGTCGATCTCCCGCGCGAGAAGACGGCGGTGGTCGTCTGGACGACGACGCCGTGGACGCTTCCGGGAAACTCGGGCGTCGCGCTCCACCCGGACGCGGCGTACGCGCTCTACGATCTCGGCGACGAAGCGCTGCTCGTGGCCGAGGCGCTGGCGCCGGCGACGCTCGGCGAGCGGTACGCGGCGGCGAAGAAGATCGCCTCGACTACAGGCCGCAATCTGCGCGGGCTGCGGGCGCGCAATCCTCTCTTCGATCGCGATTCGGAGATCGTGCTCGCGGAGTACGTCGACCTCGAAACGGGAACGGGTGCGGTGCACACGGCGCCCGGACACGGTGCCGAAGACTTCGAGACCGGCACGGCCAACGGGCTGGCGATTCGCAATCCGGTGGATGCCGCCGGGCACTTCACCGCGGAGGCCGGGCCGTACGCGGGTATGCAGATCTTCGACGCCAACGCGACGATCGTCGGCGATCTTCGCGCCAACGGTACGCTGCTGCGTGCGGAGGAGATCGTCCACTCGTACCCACACTGCTGGCGCTGCCACAATCCGGTGATCTTCCGCGCGACGTCTCAGTGGTTCATCGCGATGGATCGCAACGATCTGCGCGCGCGCGCGCTCGACGCGACGAACGGGGTCACGTACACTCCGCAATGGGGGCGCGAACGCCAGCGCCAGATGATCGAACGGCATCCCGAGTGGTGCATCTCGCGCCAGCGCACGTGGGGAACGCCGATTCCGGCGGTCACGTGCCTCGCGTGCGCGCAATCGGTTCTCGATCCGGCCGTTGCGCGCAATGCCGCGCGGCGCTTCGCGCAGGTGGGCGCCGATGCGTGGTGGCGCGACGCCGTCGCGACGTATCTGCCGGCGGGTTTTGCGTGTCCCTCCTGCGGCGGCACGGCCTTCGCCGCCGAGCGCGACATCGTCGACATTT is a genomic window containing:
- the ileS gene encoding isoleucine--tRNA ligase, which translates into the protein MSDAQRRDYRATLNLPATSFPMQAELAKREPARVAWWREQRTFERCLERNASALPWILHDGPPYANGELHMGHFLNMVLKDVFVKIALLDGKWAKFVPGWDMHGLPIELETLKHLGITDFHTVDALELRARCKERAIYWFERQRDVRMRMGVFADYDHAYRTIDPSYEAVIVDTLADLAERNQIYKGLRATLWCWHDETALAEAEIEYENRTSPSIFVRFAFDERQRDALASVLGVDLPREKTAVVVWTTTPWTLPGNSGVALHPDAAYALYDLGDEALLVAEALAPATLGERYAAAKKIASTTGRNLRGLRARNPLFDRDSEIVLAEYVDLETGTGAVHTAPGHGAEDFETGTANGLAIRNPVDAAGHFTAEAGPYAGMQIFDANATIVGDLRANGTLLRAEEIVHSYPHCWRCHNPVIFRATSQWFIAMDRNDLRARALDATNGVTYTPQWGRERQRQMIERHPEWCISRQRTWGTPIPAVTCLACAQSVLDPAVARNAARRFAQVGADAWWRDAVATYLPAGFACPSCGGTAFAAERDIVDIWFESGVTHLAVLGHGGLPWPCDAVIEGGDQYRGWFRSSLVIAAALRGEAPYRHVVKNGWVNDEEGRAMSKSRGTGIDARDAMDRYGADVLRLWAASVEFVDDVRFGPNVVAQVGRVYRNVRNRIRFMLGNIGDLAPEAIVERADLPPLDALADEYAAQKLGEIADLYDVADIHGAYLALVELESGLSALYFDAVKDPLYSRAAGDPRRRAAQSVLFRILRGFLAAVAPVLSFTAEEAWQAVPEPLRAQAGSVFDLRFVRAIARDAGAAQQWAALRALRAAVAANAEYRDFEAKAIVQMSPEQRERLARFGDDDLREALVVSQIEIRLSNTHATAPTVGIIAAEGEKCARCWKYRRLGGDAAHPSICDECAVVVRELERRAR
- the csaB gene encoding polysaccharide pyruvyl transferase CsaB — encoded protein: MRVLLCGYYGFGNVGDEAILEVIVQRMRARFPDAGLDVLSATPQATATRYGVGATQRWELRAVRRAIARADAVVCGGGGLLQSATSLRSLFYYAGIVREAIRLRRKTMIFAQSIGPLDRLGAMLVRRFCRGVDRATVRDERSRALLSSLLPGTRVERTADPVFLYDAAPSVDLTREGLGAGSEPYAIVCVREAPGFAAGVALLARAADRLAQAHGIRVAFLPLGGAADAAASTTVIRACSAPAVLLPEPALATAAAAIAGARLVVGMRLHALVLAARYAVPFVAVPYDPKVSALLDDLEYPLEPLLLPQRGARAQDVEALVDAAVARHDELRAHLAARIERVRALAERNFDVLGELMAE